The nucleotide window GCCATCAGAAGCTCCACGGTGAGTACGGCACCCGGCGACGAACCTGCCATGAGCAGCAGCATCAGGCCCAGCCCCACCAGCCCCGCCAGGATGGTGCGGCGCCGCCCGATGGCCGTGGCGAGAAAGCCGCTGGGAATGGCGAAAACCAGGAACGAAAGCGAGAAGAAGCCCAGCATGAACGAGGCGTCCGCCGCCTGCATGCCCCACACCTCCACACCGTACAGCGTGAAGAGCGCCTCCACCCCGCTCCACCCGATGAACCACGCGAAGATGGCCAACAGCAGCCGCCACGTGCTCCGGTCGGGGTCGGCCCAGACCTCCCGCAGGGCCTGGATGACGCCGACGCTTTCTCGTTTTTCGACTTCGGGCCTGGCCGGCTCCTTGATGAAGAAGTAAAGCGCCACCAGCACCGCCGCCAGCACGGCCGACGTGGCCGCAAAGGGCAGCGCCGGATCGGCTTTGTAGAGGCGGGAGAAGGCGAAAAACGCCAGAAGCGCTCCCAGGCCGCCCATGAAGTTGATGACCCCGTTGGCCTTGCTTCGAAGCGGGGACGGCGTGATGTCGGGCATCAGCGCCACGGTGGGCGCCCGGAACGCCGTCATGGACAGGTTCATGACCACAATCACCATCATCATGAGCGGAAGCGAGAACCGCGCCACGGGAATCAGCCCGAAGAAGACGGCCGCCACCGGCATGCCCGCCACCAGGAACGGCATGCGCCGCCCGGCCCGCGTCCAGGTGCGGTCGCTCAAAGCGCCGAAGTACGGCTGCAGCGTCACCGCCGCGATGTTGTCGAGCGTCATGATGGCGCCGATGAGGGTGGTGCGGTAAGCTACGTCCTTCAACAGGTCCCCCAGGAAGATGGGCACGTACGAGTTGTAGACCGACCAGGTGAGGGTGATGGACAAGAAGCCGAGGCCGAGGATGAAGGTCCTGCCGTAGTTGAGCTTCATTTCGCCGTCCTTCTTTCAAAACGCGCCCCTTGCGCGGCAGGGGGCCCTCCTTTTCTACTTCTACGCGGTGGCCTCCTCGATGATCCCCCGCAGCACCCCCGGGCGGTTGGTGATGATGGCATCCACACCCCACGAAAGGGCGCGGCGCATCTGGTCGGGCGCATCCACCGTCCACGTGTGGACGGCGAAGCCCGCCGCATGGGCGCCCTTGACCACCTCGGGCAGCAGAGCGTAAAACGGCGGGTGAATCGCATCGGCCGGCACCTGGCGCGCGTACACCCACGGGTCAACCAGGCCCTCGACGTACAGAACCCCTGTGCGGGCCGCGGGCTCGACGTGTTTGAGCAAGCGCAATGAATAGTGATTGAACGACGAGATGACGCACTTTTCCAGCACCCCGAAGCGACGCAGCGTCTCGACCACCTTGCGCTCGAGGTCCGGGTAGAGGACGCGGCCGCTCTTGAGTTCGACGTTGATCAGGCGGCAGGCCGGACCGATCGCCTCCAGCACCTCGGCGAGGGTCGGGATGCGTTCGCCCCGGAACCGGGAGTCGAACCACGACCCGGCGTCGAGCGCCTTGAGTTGCGCGAGGGTCAGGTTTTTGACCGGGCCCGAACCGTCGGTCGTGCGGTCCACCTGTTCGTCATGGATCACCACAATCTCGCCGTCCCGGCTCAGGTGCACGTCCAACTCGACGCCGTCCGCACCCGCCTCCAGGGCCCGCCTGAAGGCGGCAAGCGTGTTCTCGGGGGCCTGATCCGAAGCGCCGCGGTGGGCCAGGACGAGCGGCCGGCTGTGCATGCGAGGAGTCTCCTTTCCGCCTGCAGTGAGGACCATTCTCCCTGGGGAGGTTTTCCTCCTCGCCGAAGCCGCCCGCTGCTCGGTGCGGGGCCCGGCCCGCGCCAGCGGAAGGGCAGCCGAACCAACCGCGATACCGCCGACGGCCGGCACCGTGTGCACCTGGGTTCCCGTGTCACCCGTCCGGCCTCTCCGCGGCTGCCCAGCGCGGGCGGCGGCGTTCGCCGAGGCGCTCCAGGAGGAAGGAGGCCACGTCAAGGGCCAGGGCCACGTCGGCAGGATCGCGGGCCTGAAGGGCCAGATCCCGAAAGCGCGTTTCGAGGGCCTGGGGCTCGACGCCGGAGGGCCGGGCTACGAGTTCGGCGGGAGAAACGCCCAGGGCATGGGCCAGGCGCTCGACCCCGTCGAGGGTGATGTTGCGCTCGCCCCGCTCGACGCCTCCGATGTAGGCCGGATGCATGTGTGCCATCTCCCCGAGCTGCTGCTGCGTGAGGCGGCGACGCGTTCGGAGCTCCCGCACCCGCCGGCCGAAGAGTTCGCGCAACCGCTCCCCGCCGGGCTGAGGCTTCATGCGACGCAGTCCTTTTCAGGGAGAGCTGGAGCCTTACGGGCGGAGCCGGACAACGTGTCGATTTGCCAGCGGGCGCCTGCACGCGATTTCCAGAGGACAGGCCGCAAGCCGCCCGGCTGGAAAGCACAGACAGGCTCGGGCAGCGGGAAACGCGGGTTGCCTTCAATACCGATCAGTATCACAATAATACTCAAACGTGCCGCCCTCCCGCAGCGGCACCGGCTGTGGGCCGGGGCACGGGGTCAATCGGTGGCGTGGCAACCACCCGATTCGACGGTAGGGCCGCGATCCCCTGGCAGCACGGTCGCGGCCAGGCCGGGGCGCCCTCCACGCGCCCCGGCTTCCCGGCGAACTCTGGTCCGCTCGGGCCGGGCGGCCCGTCGAGGCAGCCCGCCATAGCGGAGCGGAGCTCTCGGGGACCGCCGCCGCGTCCTGAGTCCGGCGGGGTGCGGCGGCGGTTGCCACGCCCCGGGAAGTTCTCCTGCCTTGTAACGTGCCCCTCTTGTCGCGCCCGCACGCCCCACATCAACCGGCCGGCCGGGAGCGCGCCAGCGCTTTTTTTAAGCGGTTGCAAGCCAGGTAATCGGCTTCGCATCACATTCCCGTTGCATCCGCTACTCGTCTGGGCCGTTGCATCCGGATGGGCCGGTCGCTAGCATTGAGGGCGTTTCGTGCGGGAGCCCGTGTCTTTCTTGCCGGGAATCGACGCCGATACAGGTGAAGGTGGCCGGCGTGGCAGTTGGGGCGACCTCTCTCATCGCGGGGCTCATCTTCGTGCTGACGGTGGCCGGCATTTTGTTCCGGCCCTTCGGGTGGCACGAGGCGTGGTTCGGCGGGGCCGGGGCGGCTCTCATGCTGGCCACCGGGGCGGTCCGGGCGGACGGCGTGCTGGCGGTGCTGGAGCAGACGGCCCCGGTGCTTTTGTTCCTGGTCGGGGTGCTGATGGTGGCCGCCGTCGCCGAGCGCGCCGGGGTCTTCACCTGGGCCGCCCTGAAGGCGGCCCGCCTGGCCGGCGCCAGCCCCAGGCGGCTGTTCGTGGCCTCGTACCTGCTCGGGGCGCTGGTCACGACGTTCTTCTCGCTCGACACAACCGCCGTGGTGCTCGCACCGGTAGTGCTCCGGATTGTCCAGCAGGCGGGGGCCAACCCGCTTCCGTTCGTGTACCTGAGCGTCTACGTCGCCAACGTCACGTCACTGCTGCTACCCGTGAGCAACCTCACCAACCTCCTCGTTCAGGCGCAATACGGCCTGCAGTTCTGGGAGTTCGCCCGGATCATGTCTCTGCCGGCGCTGCTCTCGGCGGGTGCGAACCTCGCCCTGCTGTACGCTGTCTTCCACCGCCAGCTGGCCGGCCGGCTCGACGTACAGGGCCTCCAACTCCAGGTGCGCGCTCTGAGCCGCTCGCCGTTCCTGCGCTGGAGCGTGCTGATCAGCGCGGCGACAATCCTCGGGTTCGGCGTGGCGGGGTGGCTGCAGGCACCCCTTTGGCCGGTCGCGCTCGCCGGGGGTACCGCCATGGCGGGGATGGCGCTGGTTCGCCGGGAGGTGCGGCCGCAGTTTTTCCGCCGCGCCGTTGCGTGGGCGGTTATTCCCTTCGTGGTGGGCCTGTTCATCGTGATTCAGGGGGTGCAGGCGACGGGCGTCGGGGGACAGTTGATGGCCGCGGCGTTGTCGCCCCGCGCGGCAGCGTTGCCCGCCATCGAGCCGGGTGCACCGGGCGAAAGACCGCCGGCGCCTGCTCTTGAGGGATTTGGCGACCTGGCAGCTCTTGCCGCAACGAGTGCGGTGGGCTCGAACGTGGTCAACAACATCCCCATGACACTTCTCGCCATGGCGAACCTTCCCCCGGCCGAGGCCACGGCGCCGTCCCCATGGGGGCGACTTGCTCCGTACGCGCTGCTCCTGGGGGTCAACATCGGCCCGACCCTGACGGTGGTCGGCTCGCTGGCCACCATTCTCACACTGACGCTTGTCCGGCAGAGGGGCGTCAACGTGAGCGGCTGGCACTACCTCAGAATGGGATTGATCATGATGCCCCCCACGCTGACCGCTGCTCTGCTGGGGCTTGCGGCCTCGGCCCGCTGAGCGCAGCGGGCCTGCCCGCTCCGCGAGGCGGCTACGCCATTCGTTACCCGGGCTCCCAACGGGTTCCGGCCAGCTTTCTGACAGTTTCCGGCAGGATTGAACACGCTTTTCGCAGAAGGCAGGCCGCGGTGTGCCGCGGGAGCGGAAACCGGCATTGCCAGAAACTGCTGCGCCGCCCAGCGAGCCAGGTGCGGCGCGGGGGACACCTGGGAAAGGTGGGGGACGGGTGCAGAGGGTAGGTGGCTCGTGGATTGGGCCTGTGCTCGGGGTGGTATCGCTGCTGCTGGTCGCGGGGGCCGGCGCTGTCGAGGCGGCCGTACCCGACTCGCTGTTCGCAGAGGGGGTGGAGCTCCGGACCAGCGCCAGGGTCGCAGGCATGGGAGGAGCGTTCGTAGGGCTGGCTGACGACGGCGCCACCCTTTTCTACAACCCGGGCGGCCTTGCGTTTCTGCCACGTTTCGAGCTTCAGGGCGCAGGTATCTCGGGGCCTGAGCTGTCGTCCCAGCCTGCGGAGGGCACCTCCACCCGCCTTAGCGCGCTGGCCGCGGCACGCGGCTTCGGCATGGGTGCCACGCGGATGACGCTCCCCAGCGAGACTGGGGAAGCGGAAGGGCTCAAAGGCAGCGTCGGGCTGGCGATTCCCCTCGGGTTCATCGGGTTGGGCGTCACGGGAAATTACCTGGTTGACAAGGGGGGCGACCCCGGCAAGGGGGGCAAGGGGTGGATTGCCGACGCGGGGGCGCTCGTAAGCCTCGGCCCGCTGCGGCTCGGCGCGGTGTGGCGTGGCGTGGCGGGCGAGGTCACCCTCCTGGACGGCAAGGACACGCCGCTGGACCCCGCCTCTTACCGCCAGACCATCTACGGGGCAGCGCTCCGGCTCGGTTTTGCCAATATCGCCGTGGACTACGCGCTTCCGGCGGGCTGGTGGGGCCCGGACGTGGCGCCCCACGTGCGGGCCGGAGCGGAGCTGACGCTCGGGCCGCTTACGCTAAGGGGAGGAGTCTCCCGGCACCAGCCCGAGGGAACCCGGCTCAACCCGGAGATGCACACGCTGGGAGCCTCCCTCAACCTCGGGCCCTTGCGCCTCGACTACGCGCTGGCCGAGCCCTGGAGCGAAGGCGACCCGTTTTGGGGCGGCAACGAGGCCAAACGGGTGCAGAGCCTGGGCCTGCGGCTGGCGTTCTGAGCCACAACCAGGGCCCGACAGGCCCGCACAGGTGCAATCAGCGGGCTGCCGGCGCGCGGAACCGGCAGCCCGCGTCTTTTTCAGGCGGCTCTACCCGCCTCCTCGAGACGGTTCGCCACGCCTGCTCGAACAACCCGGTGACTCGTCTCGATCTCTTTGCATCGGTAGACGCATGACTGCCAGCAGTCCCGGCTCGAGCCGGCGCGGCATCAAAAAAGGCTCCACCTGCTCCGGGTGCGGCCCGAAGTAGACCAGGTGGCCGGGACATTCGCAATCTGACGCGCCGAACCTTCGCGGTCTCGCCGGCAACGCTACTTCAGCCCTGCCCGCCCTCGCTGGCTGTCCATTCAGCGTCTGCGCATACCCGGCAAGGGCAGCCGCCATGTGGCACTCCTGCCCGCGAGGAGCCCCGGGCCA belongs to Bacillota bacterium and includes:
- a CDS encoding SLC13 family permease, with amino-acid sequence MAVGATSLIAGLIFVLTVAGILFRPFGWHEAWFGGAGAALMLATGAVRADGVLAVLEQTAPVLLFLVGVLMVAAVAERAGVFTWAALKAARLAGASPRRLFVASYLLGALVTTFFSLDTTAVVLAPVVLRIVQQAGANPLPFVYLSVYVANVTSLLLPVSNLTNLLVQAQYGLQFWEFARIMSLPALLSAGANLALLYAVFHRQLAGRLDVQGLQLQVRALSRSPFLRWSVLISAATILGFGVAGWLQAPLWPVALAGGTAMAGMALVRREVRPQFFRRAVAWAVIPFVVGLFIVIQGVQATGVGGQLMAAALSPRAAALPAIEPGAPGERPPAPALEGFGDLAALAATSAVGSNVVNNIPMTLLAMANLPPAEATAPSPWGRLAPYALLLGVNIGPTLTVVGSLATILTLTLVRQRGVNVSGWHYLRMGLIMMPPTLTAALLGLAASAR
- a CDS encoding helix-turn-helix transcriptional regulator, translated to MKPQPGGERLRELFGRRVRELRTRRRLTQQQLGEMAHMHPAYIGGVERGERNITLDGVERLAHALGVSPAELVARPSGVEPQALETRFRDLALQARDPADVALALDVASFLLERLGERRRPRWAAAERPDG
- a CDS encoding glycerophosphodiester phosphodiesterase; translated protein: MHSRPLVLAHRGASDQAPENTLAAFRRALEAGADGVELDVHLSRDGEIVVIHDEQVDRTTDGSGPVKNLTLAQLKALDAGSWFDSRFRGERIPTLAEVLEAIGPACRLINVELKSGRVLYPDLERKVVETLRRFGVLEKCVISSFNHYSLRLLKHVEPAARTGVLYVEGLVDPWVYARQVPADAIHPPFYALLPEVVKGAHAAGFAVHTWTVDAPDQMRRALSWGVDAIITNRPGVLRGIIEEATA
- a CDS encoding MFS transporter, with the translated sequence MKLNYGRTFILGLGFLSITLTWSVYNSYVPIFLGDLLKDVAYRTTLIGAIMTLDNIAAVTLQPYFGALSDRTWTRAGRRMPFLVAGMPVAAVFFGLIPVARFSLPLMMMVIVVMNLSMTAFRAPTVALMPDITPSPLRSKANGVINFMGGLGALLAFFAFSRLYKADPALPFAATSAVLAAVLVALYFFIKEPARPEVEKRESVGVIQALREVWADPDRSTWRLLLAIFAWFIGWSGVEALFTLYGVEVWGMQAADASFMLGFFSLSFLVFAIPSGFLATAIGRRRTILAGLVGLGLMLLLMAGSSPGAVLTVELLMA